From the genome of Mixophyes fleayi isolate aMixFle1 chromosome 2, aMixFle1.hap1, whole genome shotgun sequence, one region includes:
- the LOC142141397 gene encoding olfactory receptor 4E2-like — translation MEQTINISIRLVLLGLVEMEELKYLYCALSIITYLFIMLLSIIIIFVVLMEPSLHEPMYILISNLILNGIFGSSTFFPKLIGDLITSSKTISYGSCITQALCVTLFAIFEMSTFTIMAYDRYLAVCHPLHYVTLMTNKMVINLIIGSWVTAFIGVLIGILLTWTLPLCGNKINNNFCENMSLINLSCSPSSLSNIYSAVGLFTYLIVTILVTTFSYLKIFGVCLRVSKESRQKAVHTLVTHLLNFSVFLLGVLFIAIRYRLGSINLPIMVHVLLSVTGLVVPPLCNPLIYGMRTHALKIKVIYHTQNIIGIKRQL, via the coding sequence ATGGAACAGACCATCAATATCAGCATCAGATTGGTTCTCCTGGGACTTGTAGAGATGGaggaattaaaatatttatactgtgccctttctatcattacatatttatttattatgcttttgagtattattattatatttgtggttTTGATGGAGCCAAGTCTACATGAACCTATGTACATTCTCATAAGTAATCTCATCCTCAATGGAATTTTTGGCAGTTCCACATTTTTCCCGAAGCTGATAGGTGACCTGATCACATCTTCTAAGACCATCTCTTATGGTAGTTGTATCACTCAGGCTTTGTGCGTTACActctttgctatttttgaaatGAGCACTTTTACCATCATGGCCTATGACCGATATCTGGCCGTCTGTCACCCTCTGCACTATGTCACCTTGATGACAAACAAGATGGTTATAAATCTCATTATTGGCTCTTGGGTCACAGCCTTCATAGGTGTCCTCATAGGTATTCTGCTAACTTGGACACTTCCTCTTTGTGGGAATAAAATCAACAATAATTTTTGTGAAAATATGTCCCTCATTAATCTGTCCTGTTCCCCTTCTTCTCTCAGTAACATCTATTCAGCTGTCGGGCTTTTCACCTACTTAATTGTTACCATTTTAGTCACTACTTTTTCCTACTTGAAGATATTTGGTGTCTGTCTGAGGGTCTCAAAAGAGTCACGTCAGAAAGCCGTCCACACCTTGGTGACCCATTTACTCAACTTCTCTGTCTTTTTATTAGGAGTTTTGTTTATAGCAATCAGATACAGACTGGGTAGTATTAACCTCCCTATTATGGTTCATGTTCTCCTGTCTGTTACTGGGTTGGTTGTCCCACCACTATGTAACCCCCTGATATACGGGATGCGGACACATGCCCTGAAGATAAAAGTCATTTATCATACCCAGAACATAATTGGGATTAAACGGCAACTGTGA